The DNA region atctATTCCCTGTAGTGAGACATGAGGATGAAAAGGTATCTCTGAAAAGTTCTTAACCTCCAAACTCTTTTATGTGggatttataaaaatatttttacaaataatctCTTGAAGGATGCAGAAGGTTGCCCGCTGCTCGATTTTTCTTCTTGAcaaccaatgtacatgtagtaacaaTACGCTGCTTAAATTCCATGTAAATTCTCAAGTGTTAAACTATCCAGGATTTGTCCGACAGTTCAATGGATTTTTAACCATTCTGCTTCCATGTCAAGCTGAATTACAAAGCTTTTTTAAATCCAAAATCCAAGGTAGTAACTGAAGTTGGAATGTTCTAAATTTTCCTGTTGCCTTCTGTCGTGAAATGACATCACCTCTTCTTGAAGCCGTACTTCTTTCTCTCGTAGAACAAGTCCGTCTTGGAGCTGCCGAGATTGACAATCTTAGGGCATCCATCTCTCTAAAGGAAATAAGGAGAAAAAGCAaagaaaataaactaaaaatttaCAATGTCACTTTTTGAAAAGGAAAGCTTTTGCTTCTCAAGTTTGAGAAAGTACATTAgaaacttataaaaaaaaaaaacttgagccTGACCACAAAGGCAATTTGTAATAACGCTGCAGTTTTGCCAATGTTCATATCCAAGTGTACCACCATTAGAAAGAGAAAGTGTGGATCTCCCCAATGATATAAAAATCAAATAAGGTTGCTATAAATCAATCCCTTCAAATGGAGTGGAAAGATCCGAAATGCCTTATACCTAGGGAGCGAGTGCACCGTTGTTATGTACAAAAAAGCATTTACGATCACACTGAGGAAAAATAGCCTAGGAACCTTGACATTGGGAAATTCAATAAGTAGGGCCTAAGAACttttatattaatttggttaaaaaacaatttcttcAAAGTTGAAGGGAACAAAATGGAGTTGTAAAAATGGCATTAGAACAAAAGCTTTTTCTTGAGTGGTGAAAGATTGTGGTCACAAATGATTGTTTATGTCCAAAGAATTTGGTAGCGAGAGGGTTAAATACAGGAACAGTTTGAGGGATTCAATTTCTGACTTACATCTTTTTCTTGAATGGTACATTCTTTGCAGTAGTAAGCATCAGATACTCCGGGCCCTCCACAGATGACACAACGTCCTTGGTACGAGCCATAGTTACACTCATCACATATGCGCACTAAGGTACACGGACGCACATACGAGTCACAAATCACACATTTGCCGTCACATTTCTCGCAAAGTCTACCAATAGCTGTAATAAAGAGAATTTTAAGTAACTGTTAGATTATGAATACACATcaaattttgatgttttgattcaaaacattatttatataCTGCCATcaaagaaattttaaaactaAAGCCTGGTCCACACATCTGGCTTTAAATGGCAACTATGAAATGAGCCATAACATTACAGCCAAACAAGTTGCAAATTGATGAAAGTGGCATTGGCTTGTCTTTTGTGTTTGACTTATGTTATGTGGTTTAAATTACAGCTGTCTGTTATTCTTTCCTACAACTATATGCCCAAACAAAAGTTGGTATTTGATTGAATTTCCTATCTATACTGATCGtatcaaaaaaatattgaaatgtaATAAGCCTATTCGgaattgcagctgcgcatgtctgttacatACTGCTGCCAATGCAATTTGTCTATCTCCTGTGACCGTTTGAATGCCAGAAAGACGATATGCGTTGTCAGCAGAAACAGACACGCGCAGCTGCGATTCCGAATAGGATTATttagtacatacatgtactccatTTCaagggtcctactaaaagccgacaactcgccgacaacgccgacaacaagtcgagagcgccgacaactcgccgccaacaagttttaattacctcgaaaattgccaatataccatagatgtattagaactatatgtgttctgtaatataaacataaatttaatggaaaaacttcacgaaaagtgtgaatttttaaccagaaaaaaaactgaacgttcacggaaaacggtcggacgccatcttggcttaaaatcgtgttcggaccagtccattatgatgcgggtgagtcagacttagcaatagagggcgggcgtcatgcactgtgcacactgcagtgaaggtcttcacatgaagcccgccctctgttgttgacaagtgctaaatctacccgtatcataatggtctggtccaaacacggtttttaagccaagaaggcgtccgaccgcttttcgtgcaagtgaagtttttttctggttaaaaattcacactttttgtgaagtttttccattaactttatgtttatattacagaacacatatagttctaatacatctatggtttattggccatttttgaggtaattaaaacttgttggcggcgagttgtcggcgctctggacttgttgtcggcgttgtcggcgagttgtcggcttttagtaggaccgcaTTTCAAAAGTAAACTGAACAGGCCTGTCGAATCGGCCATTTTTgccaaagtttttattttattttatttttagttggataactttccgtatggcgccaccacttttttactcatttttacaaaaagggatatatcaagcaggtaaattagatactatattatttcatttcgaatgaaaaagtggtggcgccatacggaaacttttcccaaacaCAAACGAATGCTTATACCCTAACATTGTCCGAAAACTGGGCACAGCCTAAGTCTAACAACACACCCAAAGGCTGTTTGAATTCGGCCTCAACTGAATACTGTATCTTAAAAAGTGGCTAGATCCGATGGTCTAATAAAGTTCTACTTCAAAGAGGAGTATAGATTCAGTGATTAAAAGACTTACCAACTCCTGCTTGCTTTCTACAGAAAATCAAATCGGGATGATGCTTCGCCATGTCGGATTTTGGAAAAACGCTGGTGAAACGTTTTATGTACCGCCCTCTTGCGATAACTGGTCCGGGAGCGCTTCTTTGTTTATTCGCAAGCCTCGATCGGGGTCGCTGTAGCTAGCTCTATAATTATAGTGATTATTTTACACTTATGTGGATTTCCTGTTTCTTTCGCCTTGCTTGAACTTTCCATTTCATGCACATATGACTTTCAGGTAAACAGAAAGGTGCAAAGTAAAGTAAGGTCCAAAAACATCTGGAATAAAATTTAAggctacaaaaaaacaattagccTTCGGCgatgagaaacaaaaatgattcAATACTTCTCGATGTAGTTTCTGCATAGCAAAAAATATAAGCAGGATCCCAGAATCAAATGGGTGCATATGCAAAgctctcaacatttgcatatttcaaTCAGGGAGATCTTGTACAACAATCAGCAGGGAGATATCAAGAATTACACTCAAAATAACTAAGGGTCAAaatttccataatcagggagattttccaAATCTGTTCATCAGCAGAACTTGGACAGGTGGATTAATTTTCAGCAGCTTTTCTGAAGAGCAGGCAAAGCCACTGCCTGCGACATACCATTTTGGGCGGTACCCTTCTTCCGCCCGGTATTAAATTCTACCCCTTCGATATTTGATGGTTACTTATTTTACGTCAGCTCCGGTGTcggatgcaattgtgtccgccatgcaatactgtccgctccggatacttttgcatatgcaatcgtgtccggggctatgcaaaaaccgtccggcggacaagACTGTACAATGTAGGTGCGCGCATAAgcaagcgtgcatgcactgaacccaCGTATaattatgcagcatgaatactCACGTATTTTATggttgcagcgaatacccaacggccgaacatttctcatgtcattcatgacatgcacttctTGTAAAataatggcgaacgtgttccgtcgaccaagggcgtttaatttactgcaaggacggttttgcacgggggcggacacaactgcatatgcaaatgtgtccgggcggatccaattgcattatgcagcagcgtccgggcggacacgattgcatatgcaaaaccgcccggcgaacattattgcatatgcaataatgtgctccggatagtattgcatagaggacataatcgCATGCCAGCCTTGTTATTGAGCATACTATTCGGAGACAGACATGCAGTCCTATAACTTATCGTGATGGATGAGGGTTCGTATGACCTCTGACCCAAATGATGGATTCCTTCATCTTGTATCCTTGCTGCGTGGTTACACATCGCCATCCCTAATCATTGGATAGTGGATATAGGTTAACATTAACCAAGCCGTACAAAACCAGGACACGATTGCACGATGTAATCTAATCTAATATCAATGCGATGTTTCTCTCCTGCGGGCGGACTTTGGGATTGGAACGTACCGTTGAATCACCCGGCCCACATCAAATTATTAATTAGCGCAGAGGgccggcccaatttcatgaagcctcttagcacaaaaacctgctaagcacagtaaaatcttgcttagcaaaaacaggttacaacCCAACTTTCGCCATTAAGTTTACACTGTATGGAGACTGGTGCCCACtcatcttgtttttgtttttttggcttagcaaataaatttgtatgaTTTATTGCCCCTGATCAACACCTCTTTGCTTAGAAAAAAATAAGCAGAATACAAGTGACACATGGTGCATGTAATATCTTGGCTGGTTCTTCTGATACTGGCATTATTTGAAACTATATTGTTCTTGAGCCGATATATCCTGCTATCATTGATGcgttctccagaagacgatcagagcattactgatcgaaacgtcgattgaaaccaatggtttttttcagaaccaccccaagtcaattagagattatcatttatacatggtgttacgtTAACCTTACTATGGGTGATGACGGATCCGGAATATCATTCATGCCCCAAACCAACTCATATAAATCCCAATGAAATTCTGCTTACGCTCCTATTGCATGTTGTTTACGTACGATATGTGGGAGCGAGGTTTATGTAAACAACACAGTCCTCCCTGATCcttaataaaaatgttattCCTGATACTACAgggcagagagagagagagagagagagttaattcctagttattcatttattatttgcttttagattacattgtgtttttttttggtataatttaatgcactttagatttgttaaatttttatgtactctttaattctcacaattttttttttgaagagtatggaataaacgttttTTATTGAATGTGCCAATGGAAAACTAAATTTCTGTATTATTAATGATGCGGACAATAACATTTCTGCTTCTAATTCTAATTccagtgcactgtttggtttttgggtatacagaaaaaaataatgtacccAAACCATAGTGtcattgtgtccaccatattaTCACAAAATGGCAATAATGAAAGGGCAGGGTTATTCCTGGTTTAATCAACTTTATAACAGGCTGTTTAGAGTATGCAAGCCTCTAGCTGTGGATCATAGGGAACACCAGACCACTGTTTCTCGGTCCCTTTTCAATTTACATGGAACTGTCTCCACTAATTTAAATTCTAGATGTGATATAAATccttatttaaataaataacttcgaGCTTGATTCGTACACGAAAATCGCCCTGCTATACGTAACATATCGGATATTACTAAAATAGCTGATCAAAATAAAACctgataaaacacaaaaatcatgttgtgttttgtttattgttgtttacatACATTTTAAGGAAGCGCAGTGCCGCCACATGATTAAAAAAGTCCGTAGTTGTACGTACAAAATATATTTAGATTGATGGTGTACGTACATTATACCATtgatcgtgtacgtacatgataattaccgtgtacgtacatgattaTTGTTGTGCACGATATGAGTCTAAAAAATATTGTGTACGTACAAGATTactatcgtgtacgtacacgaaaaGTCTGGATCGTGTACGTGCATAATAGtcatcgtgtacgtacacagcATGAGTGGCTTTCGTAATATTTAACTGAAAATTGCATTGTTGGTTTATATTATAAGTAATACAGAATAATTTCACAGAGTGTTTAATTTGCTTCTCAAATCACGTCTACCGTGCCATCTGTTcgtatatttttatattactggatattttattacaaatcATACATTTACACACTATTGATCCTTTTCTTCAGTTCATCCGAAATATTAGACGAGTGAACTGATTATGTTTCAGATTGGCCGTCCCGCTCTAGCCCAATCCAGATCGTATGCACGGAACTGATGCACTCTATAAGAGCTATTAGTGTATACCGCACTGTGTTAAGAAAACATGAGATGTCGGCTGATGATTACCACAGAAGATATGTAGCATGGGGAGATGCAAGGTTTCTTCCGCCCCATTGCTCTCCTAACACACGGTGAGAAGAAAACTCTCGGGACTCGTGGGAGACAAGACAATTTACTGTCAGTGACAACCAAGATATGCGCGTCAGAGACCATCTCAGATGCAAACATGCTTCGCTCGTGTGTTATATAGTGACATCACTCAGCAGTTATGGAGTGCTGGATGGACCGCTAGATTGTTCTGTATACTTGATTTGCTCTCTGTCAACGATGAGGATGCTTTTCCCAGACAACGAGTCGACACTGAAGGAGTAAGAAGTACACAAGAACTCCCAGCTGCACAGATTGGATAGAAGTAGATGAGGTTATAATAAATCACTATGTACGGTGGTGTTAAAGGAGATGACTTGGTCAATATTTGCTCCATGTATGAGAATTATCGATTCCGTACCCCACAGAGGCTGTTTCGGACTGCGTCTTTAAAGTATCCTGATGATTCTGCAACTGGGTCTTTGAGGTTTAAAGAAGAACACCGAGATCGTCAGAGCTTCAAACATTTTGATGATCGAGGACTTGATGTTAGTCATAAACATCCGACTGGAAATCTTCAAATTAAACCCGGTGATAATGATGAATTCAACGCACTGACAAAACTCCGTCGATGCAGAAttggtgatgataaaaaaatgtacaaacatgACATCCCACCTTTGATGATCACCTCTAACAAGCTGCCGTCGATTTTCAAACAAGTACGGTACCCCGTGAGCGACTCTGAGACAAAACAGGGCCTCCCCACGGAGAAAGTTAGTGGGAAGGAACCCTTTCAATATACTCCCTTAACAGGAACAACGGACGGCAAGCAAAACTCTCATAAAGACAGGATGAAAGATGGTGATGAACGGACCACCAAAAATGGCACACTACGAGGGAAAAAGAAAGTTGTCTCATTTGGAGGAGTCCGCATTATCGATGATAGAAAGTTTCAGCAGGGATTGAGACAGCATCCTTCTCCTAGTATTCACTCCATCCATCTGAAACATCCAACATCAAGAAAGCAAGATGTGGATTCATGGGCACCTCAAAAGTTGCTCCTTCCACGCAGGGGTAAGCTCCAAGTCCGGTTTTCAGGCAAGAGGTGTAAGCCATTCAACCCAACCACGGCCCGTCTGAAGGCTGATAGTGCTGGGGGTGTCAAGCCGTCGAAACAGGTGGTTCCTCATGTAGGTGTGTCCATCCTAAAGCAAGCTACCCAGCTCATGGTCATCCCAACGCCTTGCTTTCCTTGCAGCCCTGAGTTTGAGCACGCGTTTCGAAGCATCAGGGGGCATCAGCACTAATGGTTAGAAAACACTACACTTGAGAAGATTTCTCTCTTCTGTTTTGTGGTGGTACTCAGCAGGGTTTAAACTTTTGTGAGACTCTCAACATAGCAGGAAATGATGCAGGAAATATCGGCTTAACTGGGATTCTGTCCATAAACCTGCTGTTATTGTGATTGTAAAACATAATGCATTCACATGTATAAtcaggtaagaaaaaaaagattcaaaaaccaagcacaaattttattttgtaatggattgaattgaattgaattgtacagTTCCAAATGGGAAGAAAAAACTTAAGGAAGTTATACTTTTGATGGTTTGTATTATACATCCAGTTTCTTGCCGTAAATATTACTTCTATGCACCATTATTCAATGTGTTAAGTTAAAAACAATGTATTCGGCAAAACGTTGAAAAAAtgcatattataataatatgtttTGTAATATTGGATGCATTCACTCAGTAAAATGGAAACAGCCATATTTCACCGAATGTCCACCCAAACTttgaaaattctttaaaatCAAGGATTTCTATATGCGTATAATTAGGAAGGCACTAAAAACTAAGGAAGGCACTAATTACTAAACTCCACAGCGGTTCGGCCCATCGGAGAATACCCGAGCGAGAATGaccttatgacgtcattttgcataAGCTTGCATattttagacatgaaaatattaacaaccaggtcctagtggttagtccactcttatgtaacaactccccaaacctgctgctacaaaatgtacttgaataaagaggtctgaagcagtgcttgcatcttttaaacatgaaaatataaacaaccaggtcccagtggttagtccactcttatctaacaactccccaaacctgctgctacaaatgtactttattatagaggtctgaagcagtactgatcttttagacatgaaaatattaacaaccaggtccaagtggttagtccactcttatgtaataactccccaaacctgctgctacaaacgtacttgaataaagaggtctgaaacagtgcttgcatcttttaaacatgaaaatataaacaaccaggtcccagtggttagtccactcttatctAACAACGCTAGAGGAGTTTAGTATTTAGTGCCTTCCGTGTAATTATATATCACACTAATTACCTTattccacacacacacatcggCCACTAACGAGAATTATTGTAGAGGCGTCATAACAAACATCAACCAAGGTTTTTTAAAGTGAGATGTATGGAACAGTAATCCTGAGAGAGCTCATTTATAAAGATGGGGCGTAATTAGTCTTATAAGGGTGGTAGAAGTAACAGCAAATTTCCTGGCTTCCGATTGGCCGGTAAAACGCCGACACCAAATCATGTGTATGAACACGTAATCACGATCAACCAATCACGATGAAAGAATAAATGCATGTTTTTtcgtagtattttttattaacattttAAGTAAATTGAACAAAGACTATTGTAAGTAAGGATAGTAATTataaagattttgttttctaaaagaTTTAAAGATTTGTGAGaatgtgaaaatgaaaaaaacattgcgcactattattattaacattattattattattattattattattattattattattattattattattattatttttttttttggggggttgggggggggggggtttggggggggggggtcgattTCTGACAAAGGGTGTGTTATAGGAGAGCTTTGAGGAATTCACAAATCAAAactttgtgtttattaaaccatggataaacaaaatatgtaattTCAACATGCCCAATTAGTTATTTTGAGCCCCGCACACTCTCAAAGGATGGGTCAATATATATTAAATTGTTTCATACACGTCTTTGTTCTTGTGTAATGAGCACTTCAAGTTGTCAAAGTGTAATAAATTTactctttgttttttgttcaggcatgatattttttcaAGCCACTGAAATGAGTTGTCAATTGAAGATCACTTCCGACTACCAGTAAACACTTGTTCAAATGATGACTTTAGATCGACAGTGTGTCTTAATGCGCTCCTAATTAATTTATGTGTCAAATTAAATGCAGTACAAATTGTGAAATCATTTAGGCCGTGTTGAACAACAACAATACTATTCTAACCTGTTGGATTATTGAATCAAATTTGCCTTGTAATTTTGACATAGGAAATACCATGCAGTAACGTCAGCTGCAAATTCCAATCAAATTTGAgaatgtttgtaattttgttctgCGGCAAGTTTTGTCCTGGAATGAAACGCCAAAATGAACAAGAtgaactaaggttttaaaaaatcagttcttatgttatttacaaatttaagagtaaaccccgacccgagagggcgctgttcgtgacgtcaatcgaggcagactttgcctgtaatgcgtagagtaaacacaattgtaaagtacatgtacggaccaagtcgtgagtttgtacatttcaaaaaaagatttttttggttttttccggcaatgccgaccaggtgtattgctgctgaattcagaaaaacactttttgaaacgtaccaactcacgacttggacgtacatgtactttgcacgtgtgtttactatacacattgcaggcaaagtctgcctcgattgacgtcacaaaaggggtaggcggagtcagcccccaaacaactttatatattttttaaacatataaatcgtgacaaacaattactaaacaaaatgttttattgttcgtaagcatatactcttatgtttgaaaaaaaaaattctatttccaggtgacttaaatCAAACCATTACTTTCAGCACAATACTAATCTGTATCTGATTAGAATGGTTGCTGTAtaatgaagaattttttttaattcctcTGGAAAGGTAAATTAAGTCTATTCTATACGTCAGCTAATTTTGATATGgagtattattatttgagttaaTCAAACCATTTACTTTCAGCACAATACGAATCTGTATTTATTAGAATGATGTGTGTGCCCTGACTGTCCAGAGAATCGTAAAACGTACAGTAATGGTATTTATTCGCACAAGTTGTTGACACCAAACTCAGTGAAAAGCATGTTGGGCCTAATGTTATCGGAGAGAGTCAACGAGAGTTGAGTCCCTGTCAATATTTGTCATACGGCGTTCTGAGTGGAACTCGAGATGTTTTTGTCAACACACGCCGTTTTTGAAAACAAGGAGTTTGGCGTGTAGGCTCGGCCAGAAAACGCACGCTTTCCTTACGGGGCTAATAAGCAAGCGAGTtggagcccaagccgaagcccatgCCCAGACcttagtttcgaaaagggcaacAGAATCAACGTTTTCCACACCTACTGATTACCTCACAGTTTATGTACTGAAGTGGCATCTCttattataataaaaagtaTATGTGCAATTTTATCTTTATTTCTATCTCGTGGGTGGTTTATTCACTATTATAATAATAGGACAGTCTTGACTAATGCAATTACTTCAATGCCATTTTCAAGACAATTTTCTTTGTTATGAAAGACAGTGTGCAGCATATTATCGCAAGGCTGTCGCATTTGCATTTTCCAAGGGATCTTCTTACGTTGAAAatcgttgccatggtaacataAGAAGGAAATACAATTGCTACAAGGACTGCTGCAGAAACGCACTTAATGTGAAaggtcaaataattattctttgtttccagTTGAAGAACAACTGCCAAGCTTGCATGAACAAACCTTGTCAGATGTACAGAGATATGATTCCTGTGTCGTGAACTCAGAATTGTTCTCCAGTCATCGTCAGTctctgacgatgactagagcaagctagtcgaaacgttgagaccaatttcagaactgactccgcggcagtacagttaattacgatcctataagctaaagtagtagtccagtctaatttctataccatccgccctggtaatagttaaaaagcaggacagttcttttcagaactgagaagtctcccgaacctccgattatctactccacggcagaagaataaagcaagacagttccctaagaacaactctacctggcaagtagatacacacatggtgttaccgcaaaccaaatacatatttattttttgtttcgaATTTGCTACGTGAGCACAatatgttttactttatttaaagTCAAGATGATTATAATAATACATTTCCACAACATTTGCAACGTATGTGATTTAATTTGTAAGCACAAGACAgcattttttactttatttaaagTCAAGGtgaataaaatatttcaaaatgtcgaACAAGCTGCTGCAGTTGTGTACTCAGATTGCTAATTTATCCTTGAGCTATTAAAAAaactacacttttttttttttttgcatggtgAATAATGGGGGAATTTGAAATCTGTCTTCGAATGAGCACATAAAAAGCaataaaatggggggggggggggggggggggcatacgACAGTTTAGATTGATAGTTCAACTATACAAAAATTCTTGATCCAATTGGAAGGGGTGGGAGCAAcacggggtggggggggggcaaaggtTGAGATGGGGTAGCGGGGGCTCACATTTGCGTTCGTCggccatgtaggcctactgaacTATAAATTTTGCAAGTTAATCCTACATGTATTGTGTGCATGCATCGTCCGCTGCACAAAGCAAGGTATAAGCTGACGGTTTTCCGTTTTAACCCtcttaaaaaatgtgtttttgagaagaaaaaatacaaacacgGGCCATGCATCTGTAAATAATAATGTATCATCTGTTCTCCACACTTGTCATTAAACTTCGATAAATTTGGCTcatatttaactttaaaaataaagatCGCCAGATTGTAAATGTGactacaaaatattgtttaattgaTGAGAAGGGTTAGTCTCGGTCGCAGCTattgagggcgccctttcaAAAGTACAGAGAGTGAACTGGGGAATGTCCCGGAATGATCTAGAACGATGAGTCATCGTTTACACACGCGCAGCAGTACGTTGAATTTGTGCTGACAGGGCCACAGAAACGTCGAGAAAAGCTCGACACAGTGAACTGCAGAAAGGTCGAGAAAACATGGAAAGATATAAAAACCCGTGTCTCAGACAGAGAACTTCAGAATCGAATTCCGATAGCAGTGAGTTATCCACATGATCCAGCAGGGAACGAACAAGAGACGACGATTGAAATCTACATTCGTGAACATCACACACAACACTACCAGTACCAGTGCCG from Asterias rubens chromosome 7, eAstRub1.3, whole genome shotgun sequence includes:
- the LOC117292764 gene encoding PHD finger-like domain-containing protein 5A produces the protein MAKHHPDLIFCRKQAGVAIGRLCEKCDGKCVICDSYVRPCTLVRICDECNYGSYQGRCVICGGPGVSDAYYCKECTIQEKDRDGCPKIVNLGSSKTDLFYERKKYGFKKR